A genome region from Methanobacterium aggregans includes the following:
- a CDS encoding DUF4012 domain-containing protein: protein MKQLSTKDLGLILLVAIVCITATILSQSKFLLNSTLILIFLLLGYSLTAILYPHEGCRNILKKPVLILELSAVFTLIIAIVLKYFLLEVDLRFLVAGMSVFALIFSLGAIISRIKYIKGHDEGVYYVNDEAVTKNASKGHNFKSGLKKGLVVMLILLAAVAAFIVYEYEQPGETNVMRGNHTILLLCDDPTEDQGTQGIGSVDMAFAINLVDGNVKNTTAIYPGGLRHPTAAEPSSLGSGKLLLHDSLYGVSTEEGAQQAQEIVEYNKGIKTDAVVMITPDAVNALVSAAGP, encoded by the coding sequence ATGAAACAGTTATCAACCAAAGACCTGGGACTAATTCTTTTAGTGGCGATCGTCTGTATCACGGCAACAATACTTTCCCAGAGCAAATTTCTTTTAAACAGCACATTAATACTGATCTTTCTACTTTTAGGTTATAGCTTAACAGCAATACTTTACCCCCATGAGGGTTGTAGGAACATCTTAAAAAAGCCTGTGCTGATTTTAGAACTCAGTGCAGTGTTTACGCTGATCATCGCCATTGTCCTGAAGTACTTCCTACTGGAAGTCGATCTAAGATTTTTAGTCGCAGGCATGTCAGTTTTTGCCCTGATTTTTTCATTAGGAGCCATTATAAGCAGAATTAAGTACATCAAAGGCCACGATGAAGGGGTCTACTACGTGAACGATGAAGCCGTTACAAAGAATGCAAGTAAAGGGCACAATTTTAAGTCAGGCTTAAAGAAAGGTCTGGTTGTTATGTTAATACTCTTGGCTGCAGTGGCAGCTTTCATTGTGTATGAGTATGAACAGCCAGGGGAAACAAATGTTATGAGGGGAAACCACACCATCCTTTTGTTGTGTGATGATCCAACAGAGGACCAGGGCACTCAGGGTATAGGGTCTGTTGACATGGCATTTGCAATTAACCTTGTTGACGGCAACGTTAAAAATACAACAGCAATATATCCTGGAGGGCTGAGACATCCAACAGCAGCTGAACCATCATCATTGGGTTCAGGTAAGTTACTGCTTCACGATTCTTTGTACGGTGTAAGCACTGAGGAAGGTGCCCAACAGGCACAGGAAATAGTTGAGTACAACAAGGGAATAAAAACAGATGCAGTTGTGATGATAACACCTGATGCAGTTAACGCACTTGTAAGTGCTGCAGGTCCAA
- a CDS encoding sensor histidine kinase: MPLLYITDDLFMINYPFFIAGFFMFIKRPFKLKTKNLIDIIILMLAAFFLIWFLLIEPSLQSHSLSASIERILYLFMDILILFSILTLLINRSQKISELTIVLFFGTVVSQIVGDVLFSYNVVDPNSVYTWVSCVLYMITSSFTFLAGISFIKNVNFDSKPIQSLNKFLETSNWVSYIPFITVLVTYSILLLLKTPSQVLIMCVGILVALVVIRELISLDELKKTQKDLEKSKELIEESEAQLRFISSNMMDLVTESNNEFEYKFVSNSSQPFLGYTAQDMLGNDFFDYIHPDDVDKVKETVERAIENRSSARVECRYKKADGENVWVETIKKPIFNENEFKGFICSSRDISPQKENERIINDSLHEKEVLLREIHHRVKNNLQIISSLLNLQSHYIEDEETLDVLMESKNRIKTMAIVHEELYRSPNLTNINFKEYLERLLSNLFYSYGINGEIIEPKFDLEESNISIDTAIPCGLIINELVTNSLKYAFPKGRKGKIEVSLKSNGGAYILKIADNGTGLPEGIEPENAETLGLQLVNSLVRQIEGSMELIRNNGTEFKISFSEMEYEKRV, from the coding sequence ATGCCCCTCCTGTATATTACAGATGATCTATTCATGATCAACTATCCCTTCTTCATTGCAGGGTTTTTCATGTTCATAAAAAGGCCCTTCAAATTAAAAACTAAAAATTTAATTGATATAATTATTTTAATGCTTGCAGCTTTCTTTTTAATCTGGTTCCTCTTGATAGAACCTTCACTTCAAAGTCACAGTCTCTCAGCATCCATTGAGAGGATACTGTACTTATTCATGGATATTTTAATTCTCTTTTCCATATTAACCCTCCTTATTAACAGAAGCCAGAAAATCTCTGAATTAACAATTGTTCTATTCTTTGGAACTGTTGTTTCACAGATAGTAGGGGATGTCCTGTTCTCCTACAATGTAGTGGATCCAAACAGTGTTTACACATGGGTTAGCTGCGTTTTATACATGATAACCTCTTCCTTCACATTCTTGGCAGGAATATCATTCATTAAAAATGTGAATTTTGATTCAAAACCAATTCAATCCCTCAATAAATTTCTTGAAACAAGCAACTGGGTATCTTACATTCCATTCATAACTGTTCTCGTAACCTACAGCATATTGTTACTATTAAAAACTCCCAGCCAAGTTTTAATTATGTGTGTTGGAATATTAGTTGCTCTTGTGGTCATCAGAGAACTTATATCCCTGGATGAACTCAAAAAAACCCAGAAAGATTTGGAAAAAAGCAAGGAATTGATTGAGGAAAGTGAGGCCCAGCTCCGTTTCATATCCTCCAACATGATGGATCTCGTAACAGAGTCCAACAATGAATTTGAATACAAGTTCGTTAGCAACTCTTCCCAACCATTCCTTGGTTACACTGCCCAGGACATGCTGGGAAATGATTTCTTTGATTACATCCATCCAGATGATGTGGATAAAGTTAAAGAGACTGTTGAAAGGGCAATTGAAAACAGGTCAAGTGCCAGGGTGGAGTGCAGGTACAAAAAAGCGGATGGGGAAAATGTTTGGGTTGAAACCATTAAAAAGCCTATCTTCAATGAGAATGAGTTCAAAGGTTTCATATGCAGCAGCCGTGACATCAGCCCACAAAAGGAAAACGAACGGATCATAAATGATTCCCTGCATGAAAAGGAGGTACTTCTAAGGGAAATACATCACAGGGTTAAAAATAACCTTCAAATCATATCAAGCCTTCTTAACCTTCAAAGCCATTACATAGAAGATGAGGAAACTTTGGATGTTTTAATGGAAAGTAAAAACCGGATCAAAACCATGGCAATTGTGCATGAAGAACTGTACAGATCCCCCAACCTTACCAACATAAACTTCAAGGAGTACCTGGAAAGACTTCTTTCAAATTTATTCTACTCTTATGGAATAAATGGGGAGATAATTGAACCCAAATTTGATCTTGAAGAATCAAATATCAGTATTGACACAGCAATACCCTGCGGTCTCATCATCAACGAGCTTGTTACAAACAGCCTGAAATATGCATTTCCAAAGGGTAGAAAAGGTAAAATTGAGGTCAGCTTAAAATCCAATGGTGGAGCATACATTTTAAAAATTGCAGATAACGGTACAGGTTTACCTGAAGGTATTGAACCTGAAAACGCGGAAACACTGGGTCTGCAGCTTGTCAACAGTTTAGTAAGGCAGATTGAGGGCAGTATGGAACTCATAAGAAACAATGGAACAGAATTTAAAATCAGTTTCAGTGAAATGGAGTACGAAAAAAGGGTTTAA